One Glycine soja cultivar W05 chromosome 2, ASM419377v2, whole genome shotgun sequence genomic region harbors:
- the LOC114375420 gene encoding uncharacterized protein LOC114375420, producing the protein MSSFPSSVERTVASSLLLLNTTPLSPSLSTPKFHSDYSGDALLERRSGSKRFREISVSYGSYKSSSSSLTDDDEDDDDDDDDDDGDSSEKDIKSGSVSSSAVTRYDQMKLKIARKIRTKVAWTTSCSGDRKPNVGEAEKVLSPASVSGEASSCLSSSSSGISSERSLRYAKRCRGAIVSVAGINRETAAAAKRRGAGSPHLHRRGEAILKLLSCCGGSSEVKIRQMLGDSPDTSKALRMLLRVDAVKRSGSGGRYDPYVYME; encoded by the exons ATGTCTTCGTTTCCGAGCTCCGTAGAACGAACGGTTGCATCGTCTCTGCTTCTTCTCAACACCACACCTCTCTCTCCCTCGCTTTCAACTCCAAA GTTTCACTCTGATTATTCCGGCGATGCGCTTCTAGAGAGAAGAAGTGGAAGCAAGAGGTTCAGAGAGATCTCGGTTTCGTACGGTTCTTATAAATCTTCGTCTTCCTCGCTCACCGACGACGACGAGGACGACGACGACGATGACGACGACGACGATGGCGATTCCTCGGAGAAAGACATCAAATCGGGAAGCGTGTCGTCCTCTGCTGTCACGCGTTACGATCAGATGAAGCTCAAG ATTGCGAGGAAGATTCGGACCAAGGTCGCGTGGACCACGTCGTGCTCCGGCGACCGGAAGCCGAACGTCGGCGAGGCGGAGAAGGTGCTGTCTCCGGCTTCGGTCTCCGGCGAGGCCTCGTCGTGTTTGTCGAGCAGCTCGAGCGGGATCTCCAGTGAGAGAAGCTTGCGCTACGCTAAGAGATGCAGAGGCGCGATTGTGAGTGTGGCCGGAATCAATCGCGAGACGGCAGCGGCGGCGAAGCGTCGCGGCGCCGGTTCACCGCACCTGCATCGGCGCGGCGAAGCTATACTGAAGCTGCTCTCTTGTTGCGGTGGCTCCTCTGAAGTGAAGATCCGTCAAATGCTCGGTGACAGCCCTGACACTAGCAAAGCTCTGCGAAT GTTGTTGAGGGTGGATGCTGTGAAAAGATCAGGCTCGGGCGGGCGTTATGATCCCTATGTTTACATG GAGTAA
- the LOC114392834 gene encoding probable glycosyltransferase STELLO2 — MMVQERSLPKSVNPKPHTRTAALASTKSLDFSAWVSDNLVRIVAVLLLVATVAALFFLRNVGDTAALLCFENQARELERIAYPRVDWSAIAPIADKTSKFSSFRSEKWIVVSVSGYPSEALRRLVKMKGWQVVAVGGSNTPSDWTLKGAIFLSLEEQVNLGFRVVDYLPYDSFVRKSVGYLFAIQHGAKKIFDADDRGEVIDDDLGKHFDVELVGEGARQEVLLQYSHDNPNRTVVNPYVHFGQRSVWPRGLPLEKVGEIGHEEFYTQVFGGMQFIQQGISNGLPDVDSVFYFTRKSVLETFDIRFDEHAPKVALPQGMMVPVNSFNTMYHSSAFWALMLPVSVSTMASDVLRGYWGQRLLWEVGGYVVVYPPTVHRYDRIEAYPFSEEKDLHVNVGRLINYLISWRSDKHRLFEKILDLSFAMAEEGFWTEKDVKLTAAWLQDLLAVGYQQPRLMSLELGRPRANIGHGDQKEFVPQKLPSVHLGVEETGTVNYEISNLIRWRKTFGNVVLIMHCNGPVERTALEWRLLYGRIFRSVVILSEKKDVDLVVGEGHLDYAYRYLPKIFDQFSSAEGFLFVQDNTILNYWNLLQADKTKLWITNKVSESWSSILTNGEDSDWLSQQARMVQKVVSMMPAHFQVSYKETSDNDKNLLICSSELFYVPQRLISDFVELVNLVGDLEIHQKVAIPMFFVSLDSPQNFDPVLDRMIYKQNPPANSTTLYSAKVPAVHPLSVSSEQDFIKLIRIMAEGDPLLMELV, encoded by the exons ATGATGGTCCAAGAGCGTTCACTTCCCAAATCAGTGAACCCGAAGCCCCACACGCGAACGGCGGCACTGGCCTCCACGAAGAGCCTCGATTTCTCCGCATGGGTCTCCGACAACCTCGTCAGGATCGTGGCGGTGCTTCTCCTGGTGGCCACCGTCGCCGCCTTGTTCTTCCTCCGCAACGTCGGCGACACCGCCGCGCTGCTCTGCTTCGAGAACCAGGCGCGGGAGCTCGAGAGGATCGCGTACCCGCGCGTGGACTGGTCCGCTATCGCGCCGATCGCAGACAAGACCTCGAAGTTCTCGAGCTTCCGGTCGGAGAAATGGATCGTGGTGTCGGTGTCGGGTTACCCGAGCGAGGCGCTCCGGCGCCTTGTGAAGATGAAGGGGTGGCAGGTGGTTGCGGTTGGAGGGTCCAATACGCCGTCGGATTGGACCCTCAAAGGTGCGATCTTTTTGTCCCTGGAGGAACAGGTcaatttagggtttagggttgtgGATTACCTTCCTTATGATTCGTTTGTTAGGAAGAGTGTGGGGTATTTGTTTGCGATTCAGCACGGTGCTAAGAAGATTTTTGATGCTGATGATAGAGGGGAGGTGATAGATGATGATTTGGGGAAGCATTTTGATGTGGAGTTGGTAGGGGAAGGTGCTAGGCAAGAGGTTTTGCTGCAGTATAGTCATGATAACCCGAATCGAACCGTCGTGAACCCTTATGTGCATTTTGGGCAGCGTTCGGTTTGGCCCAGAGGGTTGCCCTTGGAGAAGGTGGGGGAGATTGGGCATGAGGAGTTTTACACTCAGGTTTTTGGAGGGATGCAGTTCATTCAGCAGGGGATTTCCAATGGCCTGCCGGATGTTGATTcggtattttattttactaggaAGTCGGTGTTGGAGACGTTTGATATCCGGTTTGATGAGCATGCACCGAAGGTGGCGCTGCCACAGGGCATGATGGTGCCGGTTAATTCGTTTAACACGATGTACCATTCGTCTGCGTTTTGGGCCTTGATGCTCCCGGTGTCGGTCAGCACGATGGCGTCCGATGTGTTGAGAGGTTACTGGGGGCAGAGGCTGCTTTGGGAGGTTGGTGGGTATGTTGTGGTTTACCCTCCAACTGTGCATAGGTATGATAGGATTGAGGCATATCCATTTTCGGAGGAGAAGGATCTTCATGTGAATGTTGGAAGgttgattaattatttgatttcatGGCGATCGGATAAGCATAGGTTGTTTGAGAAGATATTGGATTTGAGCTTTGCAATGGCGGAGGAGGGGTTTTGGACTGAGAAGGATGTGAAGCTTACTGCTGCTTGGCTGCAGGATTTGTTGGCTGTTGGCTATCAGCAGCCGAGGTTGATGTCGTTGGAGTTGGGACGTCCGAGGGCAAATATTGGTCATGGGGATCAGAAAGAGTTTGTTCCACAAAAGTTGCCATCGGTGCATCTTGGTGTTGAAGAAACGGGAACAGTGAATTATGAGATTTCTAATTTAATCCGGTGGAGGAAAACTTTTGGAAATGTTGTGCTTATCATGCATTGCAATGGGCCAGTGGAACGAACTGCTCTTGAATGGAGGTTGCtttatgggaggatattcagatCTGTAGTTATTTTGTCCGAAAAGAAGGATGTTGATCTTGTTGTAGGGGAGGGCCATTTGGACTATGCATACAG GTACCTGCCCAAAATTTTTGATCAATTTAGCAGTGCAGAAGGATTTTTGTTCGTTCAGGATAATACCATTCTTAATTACTGGAACTTACTACAAGCAGATAAAACTAAACTTTGGATCACTAATAAG GTATCGGAGTCATGGTCTTCTATATTAACAAATGGTGAGGACTCAGATTGGTTATCACAACAAGCAAGAATGGTACAAAAGGTTGTTAGCATGATGCCAGCCCACTTTCAAGTCAGTTACAAAGAAACAAGTGACAATGACAAGAACCTCCTAATATGCAGTTCTGAGTTGTTCTATGTTCCTCAGCGCCTTATCAGCGATTTTGTTGAGCTTGTTAACCTTGTGGGGGACCTAGAAATCCATCAGAAGGTTGCAATTCCTATGTTCTTTGTCTCCCTAGATTCTCCTCAGAATTTTGACCCCGTTCTTGATAGAATGATCTACAAGCAAAATCCCCCTGCAAATTCCACCACTCTTTATTCTGCCAAAGTCCCTGCTGTTCATCCATTGAGTGTATCAAGTGAGCAAGACTTTATAAAGCTTATCAGAATAATGGCAGAAGGGGATCCACTCCTCATGGAGTTAGTTTGA
- the LOC114392842 gene encoding zeatin O-glucosyltransferase-like, with amino-acid sequence MASSGKFLPHQTQVMAVLIPFPAQGHLNQLLHLSRLILSHNIPVHYVGTVTHIRQVTLRDHNSISNIHFHAFEVPSFVSPPPNPNNEETDFPAHLLPSFEASSHLREPVRKLLHSLSSQAKRVIVIHDSVMASVAQDATNMPNVENYTFHSTCTFGTAVFYWDKMGRPLVDGMLVPEIPSMEGCFTTEFMNFMIAQRDFRKVNDGNIYNTSRAIEGAYIEWMERFTGGKKLWALGPFNPLAFEKKDSKERHFCLEWLDKQDPNSVLYVSFGTTTTFKEEQIKKIATGLEQSKQKFIWVLRDADKGDIFDGSEAKWNEFSNEFEERVEGMGLVVRDWAPQLEILSHTSTGGFMSHCGWNSCLESISMGVPIAAWPMHSDQPRNSVLITEVLKIGLVVKNWAQRNALVSASNVENAVRRLMETKEGDDMRERAVRLKNVIHRSMDEGGVSRMEIDSFIAHITK; translated from the coding sequence ATGGCTTCGAGTGGAAAATTCCTTCCTCACCAAACCCAAGTGATGGCAGTTCTGATACCTTTCCCTGCACAAGGCCATCTCAACCAGCTTCTTCATCTCTCACGCCTAATCTTATCACACAACATACCAGTCCATTATGTTGGCACTGTCACACACATTCGCCAAGTCACACTTCGAGACCACAACTCCATCTCCAACATTCATTTCCATGCCTTTGAAGTTCCTTCCTTTGTTTCCCCTCCTCCCAACCCCAACAATGAAGAAACCGATTTCCCAGCTCATCTACTTCCTTCCTTTGAGGCCTCTTCGCATCTTCGGGAGCCTGTGAGGAAACTTCTTCATTCCCTCTCTTCTCAAGCCAAAAGGGTCATTGTCATCCATGACTCTGTAATGGCATCAGTGGCACAAGATGCCACAAACATGCCAAATGTTGAGAATTACACTTTTCACAGCACATGTACATTTGGCACCGCCGTTTTTTATTGGGATAAAATGGGGAGACCCTTGGTTGATGGCATGCTTGTCCCAGAAATTCCTTCTATGGAAGGATGCTTCACAACCGAATTCATGAATTTCATGATTGCGCAAAGAGATTTCCGCAAAGTCAATGATGGAAACATCTACAACACAAGCAGAGCAATTGAAGGTGCTTACATTGAGTGGATGGAGCGTTTCACTGGTGGCAAGAAGCTTTGGGCATTGGGACCATTCAACCCTTTAGCTTTTGAGAAGAAAGATTCCAAAGAAAGGCACTTTTGCTTGGAGTGGCTTGATAAACAAGATCCAAATTCAGTCCTATACGTGTCTTTTGGGACCACAACAACTTTTAAAGaggaacaaataaaaaagattgcAACTGGGTTGGAACAAAGCAAGCAGAAGTTCATCTGGGTGCTGAGAGATGCTGATAAAGGAGACATATTTGATGGAAGTGAAGCAAAATGGAATGAGTTTTCGAATGAGTTTGAGGAGAGAGTTGAAGGCATGGGGCTAGTTGTGAGAGATTGGGCACCCCAATTGGAAATTCTGAGTCACACTTCAACAGGGGGGTTTATGAGTCATTGTGGATGGAACTCTTGCTTAGAGAGCATATCCATGGGGGTGCCAATAGCAGCATGGCCTATGCACTCTGACCAGCCAAGAAACAGTGTTTTGATCACAGAGGTGCTCAAGATTGGCTTGGTTGTGAAGAATTGGGCACAAAGGAATGCATTGGTTAGTGCTTCAAATGTTGAAAATGCTGTGAGAAGGTTGATGGAAACAAAGGAAGGTGATGATATGCGAGAAAGAGCAGTGAGGCTTAAAAATGTCATACATAGGTCCATGGATGAAGGTGGAGTTTCTCGCATGGAAATTGATTCTTTCATTGCTCATATCACTAAATAG